The following coding sequences lie in one Mercenaria mercenaria strain notata chromosome 5, MADL_Memer_1, whole genome shotgun sequence genomic window:
- the LOC123556830 gene encoding replication factor C subunit 3-like isoform X1: MSLWVDKHRPNSLHKLDYHKSQAQHLKKLVAGGDFPHLLVYGPSGAGKKTRIMCVLKELYGSGVEKLRIEQHHFTTPSKKKLEISTISSNYHIEVNPSDVGNNDRVVIQELIKTVAQVNQLETSAQRDFKVVVLTEVDRLTKDAQHALRRTMEKYMATCRLILCCNSTSKVIPAIKSRCLGIRVPAPSVDEVCQVLQSVCKKEGLSLPLELAKRIAEKSNRNLRRALLMCEACRVQQYPFSADQTVSEPDWEVYLRDTANMIVQQQSPKRLFEVRGRLYELLTHCIPADVIMKGLLQNLINSCDGELKTEVSQTAAYYEHRLQLGQKAIYHLEAFVAKFMAIYKRFLEEGIADIF, translated from the exons ATGAGTCTTTGGGTAGACAAGCACCGTCCTAACTCTTTACATAAGCTTGATTATCATAAGAGTCAAGCTCAGCATTTGAAAAAGCTT GTTGCAGGAGGTGATTTTCCCCACTTGTTAGTGTATGGACCTTCTGGAGCTGGCAAGAAGACTCGCATTATGTGTGTATTGAAGGAATTGTATGGATCAGGAGTGGAAAAACTAAGAATAGAGCAACATCATTTTACAACACCTTCAAAGAAAAAATTGGAGATTTCCACAATATCAAGCAATTATCACATCGAAGTTAACCCCAG tgATGTGGGCAACAATGATCGTGTAGTGATACAAGAATTGATTAAAACAGTTGCACAGGTCAATCAGCTTGAAACATCTGCACAAAGGGACTTTAAAG TTGTTGTGTTAACTGAGGTTGACAGACTGACAAAGGATGCACAGCATGCACTACGTCGCACTATGGAGAAATACATGGCAACTTGTCGTCTTATCTTGTGCTGTAACTCCACAAGTAAAGTCATACCAGCTATAAAGAGCAGATGTCTAGGAATACGAGTTCCAGCTCCTTCTGTAGATGAG GTATGTCAGGTTCTACAGTCTGTGTGTAAGAAGGAAGGCCTAAGTTTGCCACTAGAGCTTGCCAAGAGAATAGCTGAGAAAAGTAACCGTAATCTTCGACGTGCATTGCTCATGTGTGAGGCATGCAGAGTTCAACA ATACCCATTTAGTGCTGACCAGACAGTAAGTGAGCCAGATTGGGAGGTGTATCTGAGAGATACTGCCAATATGATAGTTCAGCAACAGAGCCCTAAAAG ATTGTTTGAAGTGCGAGGTCGACTGTATGAACTGCTGACACATTGCATTCCTGCTGATGTTATAATGAAG GGTTTGCTACAGAACTTGATCAATAGTTGTGACGGGGAGTTGAAAACCGAGGTTAGCCAGACAGCAGCGTACTACGAACATAGACTTCAGTTAGGACAGAAAGCAATCTACCATTTAGAGGCATTTGTGGCTAAATTTATGGCGATTTATAAACGATTCCTTGAAGAAGGCATAGCAGACATATTTTGA
- the LOC123556830 gene encoding replication factor C subunit 3-like isoform X2, with product MCVLKELYGSGVEKLRIEQHHFTTPSKKKLEISTISSNYHIEVNPSDVGNNDRVVIQELIKTVAQVNQLETSAQRDFKVVVLTEVDRLTKDAQHALRRTMEKYMATCRLILCCNSTSKVIPAIKSRCLGIRVPAPSVDEVCQVLQSVCKKEGLSLPLELAKRIAEKSNRNLRRALLMCEACRVQQYPFSADQTVSEPDWEVYLRDTANMIVQQQSPKRLFEVRGRLYELLTHCIPADVIMKGLLQNLINSCDGELKTEVSQTAAYYEHRLQLGQKAIYHLEAFVAKFMAIYKRFLEEGIADIF from the exons ATGTGTGTATTGAAGGAATTGTATGGATCAGGAGTGGAAAAACTAAGAATAGAGCAACATCATTTTACAACACCTTCAAAGAAAAAATTGGAGATTTCCACAATATCAAGCAATTATCACATCGAAGTTAACCCCAG tgATGTGGGCAACAATGATCGTGTAGTGATACAAGAATTGATTAAAACAGTTGCACAGGTCAATCAGCTTGAAACATCTGCACAAAGGGACTTTAAAG TTGTTGTGTTAACTGAGGTTGACAGACTGACAAAGGATGCACAGCATGCACTACGTCGCACTATGGAGAAATACATGGCAACTTGTCGTCTTATCTTGTGCTGTAACTCCACAAGTAAAGTCATACCAGCTATAAAGAGCAGATGTCTAGGAATACGAGTTCCAGCTCCTTCTGTAGATGAG GTATGTCAGGTTCTACAGTCTGTGTGTAAGAAGGAAGGCCTAAGTTTGCCACTAGAGCTTGCCAAGAGAATAGCTGAGAAAAGTAACCGTAATCTTCGACGTGCATTGCTCATGTGTGAGGCATGCAGAGTTCAACA ATACCCATTTAGTGCTGACCAGACAGTAAGTGAGCCAGATTGGGAGGTGTATCTGAGAGATACTGCCAATATGATAGTTCAGCAACAGAGCCCTAAAAG ATTGTTTGAAGTGCGAGGTCGACTGTATGAACTGCTGACACATTGCATTCCTGCTGATGTTATAATGAAG GGTTTGCTACAGAACTTGATCAATAGTTGTGACGGGGAGTTGAAAACCGAGGTTAGCCAGACAGCAGCGTACTACGAACATAGACTTCAGTTAGGACAGAAAGCAATCTACCATTTAGAGGCATTTGTGGCTAAATTTATGGCGATTTATAAACGATTCCTTGAAGAAGGCATAGCAGACATATTTTGA